A window of the Magnetococcales bacterium genome harbors these coding sequences:
- a CDS encoding aminodeoxychorismate/anthranilate synthase component II: MLLLIDNYDSFTYNLAQYFGELGADVRVCRNDALTIEEIEAMAPDRLVISPGPGNPDQAGITLEVIRRLSGRVPILGVCLGHQAIGQAFGGLVVRAPHLMHGKTSIIEHDGSGVFTGLPMPFQATRYHSLVVARDSVPESLRVTAWTGDGLVMGLRHRTLPVEGVQFHPESILTEHGHDLLANFLRGC; the protein is encoded by the coding sequence ATGCTCCTGTTGATCGATAATTATGACTCTTTCACCTATAATCTGGCCCAGTATTTTGGCGAGTTGGGGGCGGATGTGCGGGTGTGTCGCAACGACGCCTTGACCATCGAGGAAATCGAGGCCATGGCACCGGATCGACTGGTCATTTCCCCGGGGCCGGGCAATCCGGATCAGGCGGGGATCACCTTGGAGGTGATTCGGCGTTTGTCGGGTCGGGTGCCGATTCTGGGGGTGTGTCTGGGACATCAGGCCATCGGCCAGGCTTTTGGTGGTTTGGTGGTGCGGGCGCCCCATTTGATGCATGGCAAGACCTCGATTATCGAACATGACGGCAGTGGGGTGTTCACCGGTTTGCCGATGCCGTTTCAGGCCACCCGTTATCATTCGCTGGTGGTGGCCAGGGATTCGGTGCCCGAGTCGTTGCGGGTCACCGCCTGGACCGGAGATGGTCTGGTGATGGGATTGCGCCATCGGACCTTGCCGGTGGAGGGGGTGCAGTTTCATCCCGAGTCGATTTTGACCGAACATGGTCATGATCTGTTGGCCAATTTTCTGCGTGGTTGTTGA
- the queG gene encoding tRNA epoxyqueuosine(34) reductase QueG, translating to MSKSTNPWEQRKEALRRQALAMGFAMAGFAPVRPPPHAQALQPWLDQGCHGGMAWLARDPQRRADPGHWMEGDGVILVLGFNLAPGPAQPGEEDGDQGVIAAYARRRDYHDVLKQKVQELAIWLEGELGHPVWHRLFVDTGAVLEKPLATAAGLGWQGKNALLVTRGFGGWLMLAELFLGLPFSPDPVVVTDHCGTCDRCQRACPTGALSQAYRVDASRCLAYFTVESREPIPREYREALGNRIFGCDVCIRVCPWNRFAPVTSQAPVAGTLRSLMAWAALDGVAFQGIFRGTPVKRVGLTRFLRNVATALGNGQDPDGLWSLQRLLRHEAPMVRMHAAWGLGKRMMEIEKETGLHSNQNRIMNQIKAWLQERLTIESDDAVKAEIESALSPGSSQTH from the coding sequence ATGTCCAAGTCTACCAATCCTTGGGAGCAACGGAAAGAGGCCTTGCGTCGACAGGCTCTGGCCATGGGATTTGCCATGGCGGGATTCGCCCCGGTCCGTCCTCCCCCCCATGCCCAGGCGTTGCAACCCTGGCTGGATCAGGGGTGTCATGGGGGCATGGCGTGGCTGGCGCGGGATCCGCAGCGTCGCGCCGACCCGGGTCATTGGATGGAAGGGGATGGGGTGATTCTGGTATTGGGTTTCAATCTGGCCCCCGGTCCGGCACAGCCCGGAGAAGAGGACGGGGATCAAGGGGTAATCGCCGCCTATGCCCGCCGTCGGGATTATCACGATGTCCTGAAACAAAAGGTTCAAGAGCTGGCCATATGGCTGGAGGGTGAGTTGGGTCATCCGGTCTGGCATCGTCTCTTCGTAGACACAGGCGCCGTATTGGAAAAACCGTTGGCCACGGCTGCCGGGTTGGGATGGCAGGGAAAAAACGCCTTGCTGGTGACCCGTGGTTTTGGTGGCTGGTTGATGCTGGCGGAGTTGTTTTTGGGTTTACCTTTCTCTCCAGACCCGGTGGTGGTCACCGATCATTGTGGAACATGTGACCGGTGTCAACGGGCCTGCCCCACTGGGGCGTTGAGTCAAGCCTATCGGGTGGACGCCTCCCGTTGTCTGGCCTATTTCACGGTAGAGAGTCGGGAGCCGATTCCCCGTGAATACCGGGAGGCGCTGGGCAATCGGATTTTTGGATGCGATGTGTGCATTCGGGTTTGTCCCTGGAACCGTTTCGCTCCGGTTACCAGCCAGGCGCCGGTGGCAGGAACCCTGCGTTCTTTGATGGCGTGGGCGGCGTTGGACGGGGTGGCTTTTCAGGGCATTTTTCGTGGGACGCCGGTGAAGAGGGTTGGTTTGACCCGTTTCTTGCGCAATGTGGCCACGGCGTTGGGTAACGGGCAGGATCCGGACGGGTTGTGGTCATTGCAGCGTTTGTTGAGGCACGAGGCTCCCATGGTGAGGATGCACGCGGCCTGGGGGTTGGGAAAACGTATGATGGAGATCGAAAAAGAAACCGGTTTACATTCAAATCAAAACCGGATCATGAATCAAATCAAGGCCTGGCTACAGGAACGTTTAACGATCGAGAGCGATGACGCCGTGAAAGCCGAAATCGAATCGGCCCTGTCGCCCGGATCATCCCAAACCCATTGA
- the nadA gene encoding quinolinate synthase NadA, with protein MIPLEPYYELSDADLDSRIHAAKATLGSQCVILGHHYQREEVYKFADLTGDSLKLSRLASHRTDARHIVFCGVHFMAEVADILSAPHQTVILPDMAAGCSMADMADLPRVQTAWQELGALMDVEQVMTPITYVNSMADLKAFCGAHNGVVCTSSNASKILQWAFAQREKVLFFPDQHLGRISAFNLGVPLEQMVVWDPTRKNGGVSPEALRQAKVILWDGYCSVHQMFQPAHVEQFRARHPGIRVIVHPECCFEVCRMADLSGSTELIQKSVRESPPGSVWAVGTELNLVNRLKHEMPDKEIHFLCPTICMCSTMFRIDAQHLCWTLENLVAGTAVNVISVPSEVAQLAKVALDRMLSIA; from the coding sequence ATGATCCCGCTGGAGCCTTATTATGAACTCTCCGATGCCGATCTGGATAGCCGCATTCATGCCGCCAAGGCAACCCTGGGCAGCCAATGCGTGATCCTCGGCCACCACTATCAACGGGAGGAGGTCTACAAGTTCGCCGATCTCACCGGTGACTCCCTCAAGCTCTCCCGGCTCGCCTCGCACCGGACCGATGCCCGGCATATCGTCTTTTGCGGCGTCCATTTCATGGCCGAGGTGGCGGATATCCTCTCCGCGCCCCACCAGACCGTGATCCTCCCGGATATGGCCGCTGGCTGCTCCATGGCCGACATGGCGGATCTGCCCCGGGTGCAAACCGCCTGGCAGGAACTCGGCGCTTTGATGGATGTGGAACAGGTGATGACTCCCATTACCTATGTCAACTCCATGGCCGATCTCAAAGCCTTCTGCGGCGCCCATAACGGCGTGGTTTGCACCTCCTCCAACGCCTCGAAAATTCTGCAATGGGCCTTTGCCCAACGGGAAAAGGTGCTGTTTTTCCCCGATCAACACCTGGGGCGCATCAGCGCCTTCAACCTCGGCGTTCCTTTGGAGCAGATGGTGGTCTGGGATCCCACCCGGAAAAATGGTGGAGTCTCCCCCGAAGCCCTGCGACAGGCCAAGGTGATCTTGTGGGATGGGTACTGTTCGGTGCATCAGATGTTCCAGCCTGCCCATGTGGAACAGTTCCGCGCCCGTCATCCCGGCATTCGGGTGATCGTCCATCCGGAATGCTGCTTCGAGGTGTGTCGCATGGCCGACCTGAGCGGCTCCACCGAATTGATCCAGAAAAGCGTGCGGGAATCCCCTCCCGGCTCGGTCTGGGCCGTGGGCACGGAGCTGAATCTGGTCAACCGCCTGAAACACGAAATGCCCGACAAGGAGATCCATTTCCTCTGTCCCACCATCTGCATGTGTTCCACCATGTTTCGCATCGACGCCCAGCATCTGTGCTGGACCCTGGAGAATCTGGTGGCGGGAACCGCGGTGAATGTCATCTCCGTGCCATCCGAGGTGGCGCAGTTGGCCAAGGTGGCTCTGGACCGCATGCTTTCCATCGCGTGA
- the trpE gene encoding anthranilate synthase component I: protein MIQPSLRQFHTLATLGNLIPVYREIMADLDTPVSAFLKVADGQPYAFLLESVQGGEKWGRYSMIGLDPMALFTVHGNRVEIHRPVDGSRVEEEGDPMAILKRFMSRFRPVAVEGLPRFHGGAVGYFSYDMVRCFERIPDDNPNVLGCPDAQFMLTDLTLIFDNLFGKLKVVVNVLVEPGDSLDRLYQQATARIDAVVEKLKAGLARAPSRVPGQPVTEADFVHETSREAYEESVRRAKEYILAGDIFQVVLSHRLSIPFEHPPIALYRALRATNPSPYLYFLRMGDFSIVGSSPEILVRQEGETATVRPIAGTRRRGADAAQDLALEQELLADPKEVAEHIMLVDLGRNDLGRVAVNGTVKVTERFVVERYSHVMHIVSNVEARLKPGLDAFDLVAATFPAGTVSGAPKIRAMEIIDELEVSRRGPYAGAVGYISFSGNMDMAITLRTAVIKGGRLYVQAGAGIVADSRPEREYEETREKARAVLRAVDLVQQGLE, encoded by the coding sequence ATGATTCAACCTTCCTTGCGGCAGTTTCACACACTGGCCACTCTGGGCAATCTGATTCCGGTCTATCGGGAGATCATGGCGGATCTGGATACTCCGGTTTCCGCCTTTCTCAAGGTGGCGGATGGCCAGCCTTACGCCTTTTTGCTGGAATCGGTCCAGGGCGGGGAGAAATGGGGCCGCTACAGCATGATTGGTCTGGATCCCATGGCCCTGTTCACGGTTCACGGCAACCGGGTGGAGATCCATCGACCGGTTGACGGCTCCCGCGTCGAGGAGGAGGGGGATCCCATGGCCATCCTCAAGCGGTTCATGAGTCGTTTCCGTCCAGTGGCCGTAGAGGGGTTGCCCCGGTTCCACGGGGGGGCGGTGGGCTATTTCTCCTATGACATGGTGCGCTGTTTCGAGCGCATTCCGGATGACAATCCCAACGTGCTGGGATGTCCCGATGCCCAGTTCATGTTGACCGATCTGACCTTGATCTTCGACAACCTGTTCGGCAAGCTCAAGGTGGTGGTCAACGTTCTGGTGGAGCCGGGAGATTCCCTGGATCGGTTGTACCAGCAGGCCACCGCCCGCATCGACGCGGTGGTGGAAAAACTCAAGGCGGGTCTGGCCCGCGCTCCCTCCCGTGTCCCCGGCCAACCGGTCACCGAAGCCGATTTCGTGCATGAAACCTCCCGGGAAGCCTACGAGGAGTCGGTGCGTCGCGCCAAGGAGTACATCCTGGCCGGCGACATTTTCCAGGTGGTGTTGTCCCATCGGTTGTCGATTCCCTTCGAACATCCCCCCATCGCCTTGTATCGGGCGTTGCGGGCCACCAATCCTTCCCCTTACCTCTATTTTTTGCGCATGGGGGATTTTTCCATCGTGGGTTCCAGCCCGGAGATCCTGGTCCGTCAGGAAGGCGAGACCGCCACGGTGCGTCCCATCGCCGGCACCCGGCGTCGGGGCGCGGATGCCGCCCAGGATCTGGCCTTGGAGCAGGAGTTGCTCGCCGATCCCAAGGAGGTGGCGGAGCATATCATGCTGGTGGATCTGGGGCGCAACGATCTGGGACGGGTGGCGGTGAACGGCACGGTCAAGGTGACGGAACGTTTTGTGGTGGAACGCTATTCCCATGTGATGCACATTGTTTCCAACGTGGAGGCGCGGCTCAAGCCGGGTCTGGACGCTTTTGATCTGGTGGCGGCCACTTTTCCCGCCGGGACCGTGAGTGGCGCTCCGAAAATCCGCGCCATGGAGATCATCGACGAGTTGGAGGTTTCCCGGCGTGGGCCTTACGCGGGGGCGGTGGGATACATCTCTTTTTCCGGTAACATGGATATGGCCATCACCTTGCGCACGGCGGTGATCAAGGGGGGACGGCTGTATGTGCAAGCCGGAGCGGGCATCGTCGCCGACTCCCGGCCTGAGCGCGAGTACGAAGAGACCCGGGAGAAGGCGCGCGCCGTGTTGCGTGCCGTGGATCTGGTTCAGCAAGGCTTGGAGTGA
- a CDS encoding EAL domain-containing protein: MKVSFFRLLPWLVLAVGLTVTSLWQRSAAFEWRADLQREFDYQTREIVTRITQRMATQEQLLLGVGGVFAASEWVDRGEFRDYVAALQLDARYPGIQGVGFSLALRPEDKAAHIASIRGEGFADYTIHPDGERPFYAPTIYLEPFAGRNLRAFGYDMFSESVRRIAMERARDTGGSALSGKVTLVQEDGQQPQAGFLLYVPVYRNGRSLASAEERRTHLVGWAYSPFRVHDLMDGILGRYGEGVDLEIYDGQEVNADSLLFDSDASVSTVSVHSGLDPEAGEFSRVRSLWLAGHLWTLRMQVLPGFKAALVAGRGSKVIVWIGLLTSVLLALIAWQLMTGRERAVLLAEEMTRALRESEEVRRRDAALVRAVVETACNAIVVMDANKLVHIFNPAAERAFGYAAEEMMGQNVNRLMPHPIRDAHDGYVDRYLESGERKIIDQGREVVCQRRDQSTFKAELFVSEMRVSGFRMFVGVINDITERKRAEETLILARKVFEHAGEAILITNAGGMITDVNPAYESITGYQRDEVVGKSPSITKSGRHDDAFYREMWQQLLTNGQWEGEIWDRRKNGEVFPKWVSISAIRNSAGELTHYMAIFLDISDQKAVEHKLERLAFYDALTGLPNRMFFQERLAQDLARARRMEAQLALMFIDLDRFKWVNDTLGHAAGDNLLKQISQRLRDCVRESDTVARLGGDEFTIILADLANTDHVAQVAQKLIATVCEPVHILEQNVYVGASVGIALFPTDSGNQETLIKLADMAMYQAKEAGRNTFRFASKEVHIKAFDRIAMEDELYKALDREQLVPFYQPKWDLKKDRLCGAEALVRWIKPDGVLVNPGQFIPLAEETGLILSIGKQVLFSAAASTARWTKGSLIPFKMAVNISSREFQQSDSLEQIRDSLEKTGLPAERLEIEITESMVMGNVERAVGIMKCLRNLGISLAMDDFGTGYSSLGYLKRFPLNTLKIDQSFVRDLPDCRGDGAIVEAILSMAHGLKLQVVAEGVETEEQREYLCQRGCEAIQGYLIGKPMPEKEFIKFFS, translated from the coding sequence ATGAAGGTCTCTTTTTTCAGGTTGCTTCCCTGGCTGGTGCTGGCCGTTGGTCTGACGGTGACCTCCTTGTGGCAGCGTTCTGCCGCATTCGAGTGGCGTGCCGATCTCCAACGTGAATTCGACTATCAGACTCGGGAGATCGTGACCCGTATCACCCAGCGCATGGCCACTCAGGAGCAACTGCTTTTGGGAGTGGGTGGGGTATTCGCCGCCTCGGAGTGGGTGGACCGGGGTGAGTTTCGCGATTATGTCGCCGCTTTGCAACTGGACGCCCGTTATCCGGGAATCCAGGGAGTGGGTTTTTCTTTGGCTTTGCGTCCCGAGGACAAGGCCGCTCACATCGCTTCGATTCGTGGCGAGGGTTTTGCCGATTACACCATCCATCCGGATGGAGAACGTCCCTTCTATGCCCCGACCATTTACCTGGAACCGTTTGCGGGCCGCAATCTGCGGGCTTTTGGTTACGATATGTTCTCCGAGTCCGTGCGGCGCATCGCCATGGAACGGGCGCGGGATACGGGTGGGTCGGCTTTGTCCGGCAAGGTCACCTTGGTTCAGGAAGATGGTCAACAACCGCAAGCCGGTTTCTTGTTGTATGTTCCAGTTTACCGCAATGGACGTTCCCTGGCCTCTGCCGAGGAGCGGCGCACCCATCTGGTGGGCTGGGCCTATTCACCGTTTCGTGTCCACGATCTGATGGATGGCATTCTGGGCCGCTACGGGGAAGGGGTGGATCTGGAAATCTACGATGGTCAGGAGGTGAATGCCGACTCCTTGTTGTTTGATTCCGATGCCTCCGTTTCCACGGTTTCGGTCCATTCCGGGCTGGATCCGGAGGCCGGGGAGTTTTCCAGGGTGCGGTCCTTGTGGTTGGCGGGTCATCTGTGGACCTTGCGGATGCAGGTGCTGCCGGGATTCAAGGCGGCTTTGGTGGCGGGTCGCGGCTCCAAGGTGATTGTGTGGATCGGTCTTTTGACCAGCGTGTTGTTGGCCCTGATTGCCTGGCAGTTGATGACCGGTCGTGAGCGGGCCGTGCTGTTGGCCGAAGAGATGACACGGGCGTTGAGAGAGAGCGAAGAGGTGCGGCGGCGTGACGCGGCTTTGGTGCGTGCCGTGGTGGAAACGGCCTGCAATGCCATTGTGGTGATGGACGCCAACAAACTGGTGCATATTTTCAATCCGGCGGCGGAGCGGGCTTTTGGTTACGCCGCGGAGGAGATGATGGGACAAAATGTAAACCGGCTCATGCCTCATCCAATCCGGGATGCCCATGATGGGTATGTGGATCGGTATCTGGAGAGTGGCGAACGCAAGATCATTGATCAGGGGCGGGAGGTGGTGTGTCAGCGTCGGGATCAATCCACCTTCAAGGCGGAGTTGTTCGTCAGCGAGATGCGGGTCAGTGGTTTTCGGATGTTTGTGGGGGTGATCAACGACATCACCGAGCGCAAACGGGCCGAGGAGACCCTGATTCTCGCCCGCAAGGTGTTCGAGCACGCGGGCGAGGCCATCTTGATCACCAATGCGGGGGGAATGATCACGGATGTGAATCCGGCTTACGAATCGATCACCGGTTATCAGCGGGATGAGGTGGTGGGCAAATCGCCTTCCATCACCAAGTCGGGGCGGCATGACGACGCTTTTTACCGGGAGATGTGGCAACAGTTGTTGACCAACGGTCAGTGGGAAGGGGAGATCTGGGACCGGCGCAAGAATGGGGAGGTGTTTCCCAAGTGGGTTTCCATCAGTGCGATTCGCAATTCCGCTGGTGAGTTGACCCATTACATGGCGATTTTTCTGGACATCAGCGATCAAAAGGCGGTGGAGCACAAGTTGGAACGGTTGGCGTTTTACGATGCTTTGACCGGGCTTCCCAACCGGATGTTTTTTCAAGAGCGTCTTGCCCAGGATCTGGCCCGGGCCAGGCGTATGGAGGCGCAGTTGGCTTTGATGTTCATTGATCTGGATCGTTTCAAGTGGGTCAACGATACTTTGGGGCATGCGGCTGGGGATAATCTGCTCAAGCAGATCAGTCAGCGTTTGCGGGATTGTGTGCGTGAGAGCGATACCGTGGCCCGTTTGGGGGGGGATGAGTTTACCATTATTCTGGCGGATCTGGCCAATACCGATCATGTGGCCCAGGTGGCGCAGAAACTGATCGCTACGGTCTGTGAACCGGTTCATATCTTAGAGCAAAATGTCTATGTGGGAGCCAGTGTGGGGATCGCTCTTTTCCCCACCGATTCCGGCAATCAGGAGACCTTGATCAAGTTGGCGGACATGGCCATGTATCAGGCCAAGGAGGCGGGTCGGAACACGTTTCGTTTTGCTTCCAAGGAGGTTCACATCAAGGCGTTTGATCGGATCGCCATGGAAGATGAGTTGTACAAGGCTTTGGATCGGGAGCAGTTGGTACCGTTTTATCAGCCCAAGTGGGATTTGAAGAAGGATCGGTTGTGTGGTGCCGAGGCTTTGGTGCGGTGGATCAAGCCGGATGGTGTGTTGGTGAATCCGGGGCAGTTCATTCCTTTGGCTGAGGAGACCGGATTGATTTTATCGATTGGCAAGCAGGTATTGTTTTCGGCTGCGGCGAGTACGGCGCGATGGACCAAGGGGAGTTTGATTCCGTTCAAGATGGCGGTGAACATTTCGTCACGGGAGTTTCAGCAATCGGATTCGTTGGAGCAGATTCGGGATTCGTTGGAGAAGACCGGGTTGCCTGCGGAGCGTCTGGAAATTGAGATTACCGAAAGTATGGTCATGGGCAATGTGGAGCGGGCGGTTGGCATCATGAAGTGTTTGCGCAATTTGGGGATTTCCTTGGCCATGGATGATTTTGGCACGGGTTATTCTTCGTTGGGTTATTTGAAGCGTTTTCCTTTGAATACGTTGAAGATCGATCAATCGTTCGTGAGGGATTTACCGGATTGTCGGGGGGATGGCGCGATTGTGGAGGCGATTTTGTCCATGGCCCACGGGTTGAAGTTGCAGGTGGTTGCAGAGGGGGTGGAGACGGAGGAGCAGCGGGAGTATTTGTGTCAGAGGGGGTGTGAGGCGATTCAGGGCTATTTGATTGGCAAGCCGATGCCGGAGAAAGAGTTTATCAAGTTTTTTTCGTAG
- a CDS encoding YqgE/AlgH family protein, with protein MRQEGSLAGKFLIAMPGLRDANFERAVLFVCSHNSDGALGLVINQPHPVSMHEIMQQLGLSWRRTDQHPLVYQGGPVALDRGFILYERSVPCPGYIEVEKGLYLGTNPDILRHLVDETGGRFLLALGYSGWASGQLEAELRANTWLVSEPNRSVLFDAPAVDRWSTAMRGLGIHPALLADPGAHLIN; from the coding sequence ATGAGACAGGAAGGGAGTCTGGCCGGTAAGTTTTTGATTGCCATGCCCGGTCTTCGCGACGCCAATTTTGAGCGGGCGGTATTGTTCGTCTGCTCCCACAACAGCGACGGGGCTTTGGGTTTGGTGATCAATCAACCCCATCCCGTCTCCATGCACGAAATCATGCAACAGTTGGGGTTGTCCTGGCGGCGCACGGATCAGCATCCCCTGGTGTATCAGGGCGGTCCCGTGGCCCTGGATCGGGGTTTCATTCTGTATGAGCGCAGTGTGCCTTGTCCGGGTTATATCGAGGTGGAAAAGGGACTGTATCTGGGAACCAATCCGGATATCCTGCGTCATCTGGTGGATGAAACCGGAGGGCGGTTTCTTCTGGCTCTGGGTTACTCCGGCTGGGCCAGCGGACAGTTGGAGGCCGAATTGCGGGCCAACACCTGGCTGGTGAGCGAGCCGAACCGTTCGGTGCTGTTCGACGCTCCGGCTGTGGACCGCTGGAGTACGGCCATGCGTGGCCTGGGAATCCATCCGGCTTTGCTGGCCGATCCCGGCGCGCATTTGATCAATTGA
- the trpC gene encoding indole-3-glycerol phosphate synthase TrpC, which translates to MAGTTILDRIMARKKAEVAEARHRISESGLLAACRGIEPPRGFASALVKQAGAAKPAVIAEVKLGSPSKGRIHPPGLTFDPAAIAQGYAQNGATCLSCLTDRDFFFGEGSFVARIRDRVGLPVLRKDFVDDPYQVVESRSLGADAILLIMAVLEVPQARELESAAFELGMDVLVEVHDEAELEAAHELRTPLMGINNRNLKSFVTDLETTFRLSRRVEAGRVVVSESGIRDSEDLRRLMDQDIFAVLIGESFMKESDPGAALGRMLAGASV; encoded by the coding sequence ATGGCCGGAACCACCATTCTTGATCGCATCATGGCCCGGAAAAAAGCAGAGGTGGCCGAGGCGCGCCATCGAATTTCCGAGTCCGGGTTGCTGGCCGCCTGTCGGGGCATCGAGCCGCCCCGAGGTTTTGCGTCGGCTCTGGTGAAACAGGCGGGCGCGGCCAAACCGGCGGTGATCGCCGAAGTCAAGCTGGGATCCCCCTCCAAGGGTCGCATCCATCCCCCTGGCCTGACCTTCGATCCGGCGGCCATCGCCCAAGGGTATGCCCAGAACGGGGCCACCTGTCTGTCCTGTCTGACGGATCGGGATTTCTTTTTCGGGGAGGGGTCGTTTGTGGCGCGCATCCGGGATCGGGTCGGGTTGCCGGTGTTGCGCAAGGATTTTGTTGATGATCCCTATCAGGTGGTGGAGTCCCGCTCTTTGGGCGCCGACGCCATTTTGCTGATCATGGCGGTTCTGGAGGTTCCCCAGGCACGGGAGTTGGAATCGGCGGCCTTCGAGTTGGGCATGGATGTGCTGGTGGAAGTCCACGACGAGGCGGAACTGGAGGCGGCCCACGAGCTGCGTACCCCGCTGATGGGAATCAATAACCGTAATCTCAAGAGCTTCGTTACCGATCTGGAGACCACTTTCCGGCTGTCGCGGCGGGTGGAAGCCGGGCGGGTGGTGGTCTCGGAAAGCGGAATTCGCGATTCGGAAGATCTGCGTCGTTTGATGGATCAGGATATCTTCGCGGTGCTGATCGGCGAGTCGTTCATGAAGGAGTCCGATCCCGGGGCCGCCCTCGGTCGCATGCTGGCTGGAGCGTCTGTGTGA
- the trpD gene encoding anthranilate phosphoribosyltransferase, whose amino-acid sequence MEIKEILGRLVTGCDLTRLEARWMMDRIMSGEMTQAQIGAYLTALRLKGETVDEIAGSAMTMRDKATRVVATGDVIDTCGTGGDGLGTFNISTTVAFVVAACGVTVAKHGNRAISSKSGSADLLLALGVKIDLEPPAVERCLKEVGIGFLFAPRHHGAMRHAMGPRQELGYRTVFNLLGPLTNPAGAPNQLLGVFDARWVEPMARALGVLGSRHAMVVHGFDGLDEITTTGLTHVAEWTPEGVVNRYEIHPELFGIPLARPEDLAGGDAAFNAGITRGILAGETGPRRHIVLLNAGAALKVAGKAETIGAGIALAANALDRGAALDRLNQLIHVSNSLSSA is encoded by the coding sequence GTGGAGATCAAGGAGATTCTGGGGCGATTGGTGACAGGGTGCGATCTGACGCGACTCGAAGCGCGCTGGATGATGGACCGCATCATGTCCGGGGAGATGACCCAGGCCCAGATCGGCGCCTATCTGACCGCCTTGCGTCTCAAGGGAGAGACTGTGGACGAGATCGCCGGGTCCGCCATGACCATGCGCGACAAGGCCACCCGCGTGGTCGCCACCGGCGATGTGATCGACACCTGCGGCACCGGCGGGGATGGCCTGGGCACCTTCAACATCTCCACCACCGTGGCTTTTGTGGTGGCGGCCTGCGGTGTCACCGTGGCCAAACATGGCAATCGCGCCATCTCCTCGAAAAGCGGTTCTGCGGATCTGCTGCTGGCTTTGGGGGTGAAAATCGATCTGGAACCGCCGGCGGTGGAGCGGTGTCTGAAAGAGGTGGGAATCGGTTTTTTGTTTGCGCCCCGTCATCATGGGGCCATGCGTCACGCCATGGGGCCCCGTCAGGAGTTGGGCTATCGCACGGTGTTCAACCTGCTGGGTCCGTTGACCAATCCCGCCGGTGCGCCGAATCAACTGCTGGGGGTGTTCGACGCCCGTTGGGTGGAACCCATGGCCCGCGCCCTGGGGGTGCTGGGATCCCGTCACGCCATGGTGGTGCATGGTTTCGACGGTCTGGACGAAATCACCACCACGGGTTTGACCCATGTGGCGGAGTGGACCCCGGAGGGTGTTGTGAACCGGTATGAGATTCATCCGGAACTGTTCGGCATTCCCCTGGCCCGGCCCGAGGATCTGGCGGGAGGGGATGCGGCTTTCAACGCGGGCATCACCCGTGGCATCCTGGCAGGAGAAACCGGTCCCCGCCGTCACATCGTGCTGCTCAACGCCGGGGCCGCCCTGAAGGTGGCGGGCAAGGCCGAGACCATCGGCGCAGGCATCGCGTTGGCCGCCAACGCCCTGGATCGGGGTGCGGCTTTGGACCGTCTGAACCAGTTGATTCACGTTTCCAACTCTTTGAGCAGTGCATGA